Proteins encoded together in one Triticum dicoccoides isolate Atlit2015 ecotype Zavitan chromosome 7B, WEW_v2.0, whole genome shotgun sequence window:
- the LOC119336364 gene encoding 60S ribosomal protein L27-3-like, protein MVKFLKPGKAVILLQGRYAGKKAVIVRVFEEGTRDRPYGHCLVAGLAKYPKKVIRKDSAKKTAKKSRVKVFLKLVNFTHLMPTRYTLDVDLKEVASGAPDSLTSKDKKVGAAKAAKAKLEERFKTGKNRWFFTKLRF, encoded by the coding sequence ATGGTGAAGTTCCTGAAGCCCGGCAAGGCGGTGATCCTGCTGCAGGGCAGGTACGCCGGGAAGAAGGCGGTGATCGTGCGCGTGTTCGAGGAGGGCACCCGCGACCGCCCCTACGGGCACTGCCTCGTCGCCGGCCTGGCCAAGTACCCGAAGAAGGTGATCCGCAAGGACTCGGCCAAGAAGACGGCCAAGAAGTCCCGCGTCAAGGTGTTCCTCAAGCTCGTCAACTTCACCCACCTCATGCCCACCCGCTACACCCTCGACGTCGACCTCAAGGAGGTGGCCTCCGGCGCGCCCGACTCCCTCACCTCCAAGGACAAGAAGGTGGGCGCCGCCAAGGCCGCCAAGGCCAAGCTCGAGGAGAGGTTCAAGACCGGCAAGAACAGGTGGTTCTTCACCAAGCTCCGCTTCTAG